One window of the Colletotrichum destructivum chromosome 4, complete sequence genome contains the following:
- a CDS encoding Putative short-chain dehydrogenase/reductase SDR, NAD(P)-binding domain superfamily translates to MSLAPRVVRGAMRLHARASPRFPASTAVRASTNSLPHRSFHSTHRRYVEEKPTSIDPKLNAATEIVPPRETNFGKAQFADFNLKGRAFIVTGGAQGLGLSIAEALAEAGGKGEKAVMPFDRSAIERPFNKLTLRCTVYCLDRQENPHEEYAEALARVVPEWGGSLVYRQADVVDTERLDKIIAEIADENQRLDGCVAAAGVQQITPAADYTVDDVNKMLAINYTGVFMTATSVARQMFKYKSRGSICFIASMSGLIANHGLLSPVYNSSKAAVIQLARNLAMEWSPITKEGTGGVRVNCISPGHIMTPMVEKNFEEVPGLKEEWESLNMFGRLAEPREFKGAALFLMGNASTFMTGSNMVIDGGHTAW, encoded by the coding sequence ATGTCTCTTGCACCCAGAGTCGTGCGCGGCGCCATGCGTTTGCATGCAAGGGCATCTCCCAGATTTCCTGCATCGACAGCTGTTCGGGCATCAACGAACTCCCTGCCCCATCGGTCGTTCCACAGCACGCATCGACGATACGTCGAGGAAAAGCCAACCTCCATTGACCCCAAGCTgaacgccgccaccgagatCGTGCCGCCTAGAGAAACCAACTTCGGCAAGGCGCAATTTGCCGACTTCAACCTCAAGGGCCGGGCTTTCATCGTGACAGGAGGTGCTCAGGGTCTTGGGCTCAGCATAGCCGAGGCACTCGCCGAGGCTGGTGGCAAAGGTGAGAAAGCAGTCATGCCGTTCGATCGATCCGCGATAGAAAGACCCTTTAACAAGCTGACGCTTCGCTGCACAGTATACTGCTTGGACAGACAAGAAAACCCCCATGAGGAGTACGCTGAGGCGCTCGCGCGTGTCGTCCCAGAATGGGGAGGCTCCCTCGTGTACCGACAGGCTGACGTGGTGGATACGGAACGCCTGGACAagatcatcgccgagatcgccgacGAGAACCAGAGGCTCGACGGCTGCGTGGCGGCCGCGGGAGTGCAGCAGATcacgccggcggccgactacaccgtcgacgacgtgaACAAGATGCTGGCCATCAACTACACGGGCGTCTTCATGACGGCCACGTCCGTCGCGCGGCAGATGTTCAAGTACAAGAGCCGCGGCAGCATCTGCTTCATCGCCAGCATGTCCGGGCTGATTGCGAACCACGGCCTGCTGTCCCCCGTCTACAACTCgtccaaggccgccgtcattCAGCTGGCCCGCAACCTTGCAATGGAGTGGAGCCCCATCACCAAGGAAGGGACCGGCGGCGTTCGGGTCAACTGCATCAGTCCCGGGCACATCATGACGCCAATGGTGGAGAAGAACTTTGAGGAGGTGCCGGGTCTGAAAGAAGAATGGGAGAGCCTGAACATGTTCGGTCGACTGGCGGAGCCAAGAGAGTTCAAGGGTGCGGCCCTATTTTTGATGGGCAATGCCAGCACTTTTATGACGGGTAGCAACATGGTCATTGATGGCGGCCACACGGCATGGTAA
- a CDS encoding Putative major facilitator, sugar transporter, major facilitator superfamily, with protein sequence MPIVGAKEQHVDPTLSRIAQDDKKIWYQKPNLRFLYLILVPTGLGVEWTSGFDSSMMNSLQAVTSWFEYFGRPNASRLGLLNAMYSLGALMAIPFVPFVSQRFGRRRTILFGSYIMVLGAGLQAGARNVDMFLASRWILGFGIPFAIINASSLIGELSYAKERPIMTSLFNASWFVGAILAAGITYGTFQMSSTWAWRIPSLLQLVPSGCQIAFMPFCPESPRWLISKDRGDEAYAILHKYHSEGENGEEFVRLEYAQIMSTIQQEKEVASKFAWADVFRDAAMRRRFMLAAIMGFFTQWSGNGLLSFYMKKILNLVGITDNRTVQKVILSNTCWGFINAVPIALIAPRFPRRKMFLLCTIGTAAVYTVWTIASARFAIENSQRAAIPVLVFIFVYSPFYNIGWNALAYTYLVELFPFSQRAKGIAVEQLTVRFAVFFNTYVNPIALDSIGWKYYIVYCVWILVEIATVYMIFPETQGRTLEELSFMFEGKEVQDKVQKNTQKVLQVELEDIGRQESRPGSRDAGPDSKV encoded by the exons ATGCCTATCGTTGGCGCCAAAGAACAGCACGTCGACCCGACGTTGTCGCGGATTGCCCAAGATGACAAGAAGATATGGTATCAGAAGCCGAACCTGCGCTTCCTCTACCTGATTCTCGTCCCGACTGGCCTCGGGGTTGAATGGACTTCCGGATTCGACTCGTCCATGATGAACAGCCTCCAGGCTGTTACATCATGGTTTGAAT ACTTTGGCCGACCCAACGCGTCAAGACTCGGTCTTCTCAATGCCATGTACTCTCTCGGTGCTCTCATGGCCATCCCATTCGTCCCTTTTGTCAGCCAGCGTTttggtcgtcgacgaaccATCCTCTTTGGCTCCTACATCATGGTACTAGGAGCCGGACTCCAAGCCGGTGCGCGTAACGTGGACATGTTCCTGGCTTCACGTTGGATCTTGGGATTTGGAATCCCTTttgccatcatcaacgcATCATCGCTTATCGGAGAGCTGTCGTATGCTAAAGAGCGTCCGATAATGACCAG TCTTTTCAACGCCAGTTGGTTTGTCG GAGCGATTCTCGCCGCTGGCATCACCTAC GGAACTTTCCAAATGTCCAGTACGTGGGCCTGGAGAATCCCGAGCCTCCTTCAACTCGTGCCCAGCGGTTGCCAGATCGCATTTATGCCCTTCTGCCCCGAGTCTCCCCGATGGCTCATCTCCAAGGACCGGGGCGACGAGGCGTACGCCATCCTGCACAAGTACCACAGCGAGGGAGAGAACGGTGAGGAGTTTGTCCGGCTCGAGTACGCGCAGATCATGTCGACCATCcagcaggagaaggaggtcgCCAGCAAGTTCGCCTGGGCTGACGTCttccgcgacgccgccatgCGTCGCCGATTCATgctggccgccatcatggGTTTCTTCACACAGTGGAGTGGCAACGGCCTTCTGTCGTTCTACATGAAGAAGATTCTTAACCTTGTAGGCATTACGGACAATCGCACTGTCCAGAAGGTCATTTTGAGCAACACCTGCTGGG GGTTCATCAATGCTGTACCCATCGCTTTGATTGCGCCTCGCTTCCCGAGGAGAAAGATGTTCCTGCTCTGCACCATCGGCACGGCTGCCGTGTACACTGTGTGGACCATTGCATCCGCCAGATTCGCCATCGAGAACTCTCAACGAGCTGCCATTCCCGTGCTCGTCTTCATTTTCGTCTACTCTCC GTTCTACAACATTGGCTGGAATGCCCTGGC GTACACATATCTTGTGGAACTATTTCCCTTCAGCCAAAG AGCCAAGGGAATTGCTGTCGAGCAACTGACCGTCCGATTCGCCGTCTTTTTCAACACCTATGTCAACCCCATTGCCCTCGACTCCATCGGCTGGAAGTACTACATCGTGTATTGCGTCTGGATCCTGGTCGAGATTGCCACGGTGTACATGATCTTCCCCGAAACACAAGGCCGTACGCTCGAAGAGCTCAGCTTCATGttcgagggcaaggaggtccAAGACAAGGTCCAGAAGAACACCCAAAAGGTGCTTCAAGTCGAGCTAGAAGACATTGGTCGACAAGAGTCGCGCCCCGGATCACGGGATGCAGGCCCAGACTCAAAGGTGTGA
- a CDS encoding Putative metallopeptidase, catalytic domain superfamily — translation MLFGSAGNANADRRKRIKELHYDSVMQYLQPPGPQRIDDLYVDNLSPTGLTYMCVDQGLGNCHKDVLAAAYQTGDGRATGHMMVLCSSIFEVFPYEKMVQDWRDTATLSFSAGFTLLHEAQHLSTIVSDSERCIDVENPEAKQDEEGEEEGEEEGEEEDEEDDNGCYDEDW, via the exons ATGCTCTTTGGTTCGGCA ggcaacgccaacgccgacaGGCGAAAGAGGATAAAGGAACTTCACTACGATTCTGTTATGCAATATCTGCAGCCACCAGGTCCACAGCGCATCGATGACCTGTATGTTGATAACCTCAGTCCGACAGGCCTAACGTACATGTGCGTTGATCAGGGCCTTGGGAACTGTCATAAGGACGTGCTTGCCGCTGCATACCAGACCGGAGATGGCCGTGCCACGGGACATATGATGGTCTTGTGTAGCTCTATATTCGAGGTATTTCCCTATGAAAAGATGGTTCAGGATTGGAGGGATACGGCGACCCTCAGTTTCTCGGCGGGATTTACGCTTTTGCATGAGGCGCAACACCTGAGCACCATCGTCAGCGATTCGGAACGATGCATCGACGTTGAAAACCCGGAAGCAAaacaagacgaagaaggcgaagaagaaggcgaagaagaaggcgaagaagaagacgaagaagacgacaaCGGTTGTTATGACGAGGATTGGTAA